A genomic window from Terriglobia bacterium includes:
- a CDS encoding ABC transporter ATP-binding protein produces MTAAVSPLGLRCSNLEKRFGNFVALRRLNLEVFPGEAVALAGHNGSGKTTLLRLAAGLTRPTAGALHIGQGEHTAAESRAHIGFVAHQTMLYDELSAEENLFLFANLQGIPGAAERVSALLAEVGLAERRTSLVRTFSRGMRQRLTIARALLHRPSLLLFDEPGTGLDAPGVIWLAATLARLRDTGCTIVMSLHGQAELAAVATRAIRLQAGAVAADSASGEPIEAVLRVTES; encoded by the coding sequence GTGACTGCCGCCGTCTCCCCTCTCGGGCTGCGTTGCAGCAATCTGGAAAAACGCTTTGGTAATTTCGTGGCCCTGCGCCGGCTGAACCTGGAAGTCTTTCCCGGCGAAGCCGTGGCCCTCGCCGGACATAACGGCTCGGGGAAGACCACGTTGCTGCGCCTGGCCGCCGGTCTCACGCGTCCCACCGCCGGCGCATTGCACATCGGCCAGGGAGAACACACCGCCGCGGAGAGCCGTGCGCACATCGGTTTCGTGGCCCACCAGACGATGCTCTATGACGAGCTCTCGGCCGAAGAAAATCTTTTTCTTTTCGCGAACCTGCAGGGAATCCCCGGAGCCGCGGAACGCGTCAGCGCGCTGCTCGCCGAAGTGGGCCTGGCCGAACGCCGCACCTCGCTGGTGCGCACCTTTTCCCGCGGCATGCGCCAGCGCCTGACCATCGCGCGCGCCCTGCTGCACCGGCCCTCGCTGCTTCTCTTTGACGAGCCCGGGACGGGTCTCGACGCTCCTGGCGTCATCTGGCTCGCGGCCACGCTGGCCCGGTTGCGCGACACCGGCTGCACCATTGTGATGAGCCTGCACGGCCAGGCCGAGTTGGCCGCCGTAGCCACGCGTGCCATCCGCCTGCAGGCCGGCGCGGTGGCCGCGGATTCGGCATCGGGCGAGCCGATCGAGGCGGTACTGCGCGTGACGGAGTCCTGA
- the ccsA gene encoding cytochrome c biogenesis protein CcsA: MKKAFAAFLVVVLLGIAAYASLFVAPTERTMGDIQRIFYLHMPSAVVAFCAFLITFVANLLYVFRRQERWDWLGVSAAEVGLAFISVVLITGPIWAHPVWGIWWTWDARLTSTFVLWLLYVSYLLLRTLVEDPHRRALLSAVYGIFAFLDVPLVHMSIRWWRTQHPQPVLMGGPGTGLAPEMKRVLLISFIALVSLMIFLVRERYELEALRAQVDVLRREGEAA, from the coding sequence ATGAAGAAAGCATTCGCGGCGTTCCTGGTAGTAGTACTGCTCGGCATTGCGGCCTACGCTTCGCTGTTCGTCGCGCCCACGGAGCGCACCATGGGCGATATCCAGCGCATCTTCTATCTGCACATGCCCAGCGCGGTCGTGGCCTTCTGCGCCTTTCTCATCACTTTCGTGGCCAATCTGCTCTATGTCTTCCGGCGCCAGGAACGCTGGGATTGGTTGGGCGTTTCCGCGGCGGAAGTGGGCCTGGCGTTTATCTCCGTGGTGCTGATCACCGGTCCGATCTGGGCGCACCCGGTGTGGGGCATCTGGTGGACTTGGGACGCGCGGCTCACCTCCACGTTCGTCCTCTGGCTGCTGTACGTCTCCTACCTGCTGCTGCGCACCCTGGTGGAGGACCCGCATCGCCGCGCGCTGCTGAGCGCGGTTTACGGCATTTTCGCTTTTCTTGACGTGCCCCTGGTGCACATGTCCATCCGCTGGTGGCGGACGCAGCACCCGCAGCCGGTGTTGATGGGCGGACCGGGGACGGGCTTGGCGCCGGAGATGAAGCGGGTCCTGCTGATCTCCTTCATCGCCCTGGTTAGCCTGATGATCTTTCTGGTGCGGGAACGGTATGAACTGGAAGCCCTGCGCGCGCAAGTGGACGTGCTACGGCGGGAAGGGGAGGCAGCGTGA
- a CDS encoding heme exporter protein CcmB — protein MALLHTTGILLGKELRTELRSRELITTTVVFILLVVVLFSFTFDPTSSESRRFGPGLLWIAFLFAASLMLQPCFLREQMNDTLSALRMSAPDPFAIFLAKLAANTIFLLLTELLMLPIFSVLYNVPILKVFPSLLLVLFAGSAGICVTGTAVAAISAQARMRELLLPLLLLPLLTPVLIASTEATAALLAEAPALRLDWVGFLAAFDIVFLTALWLFGEYLLEE, from the coding sequence ATGGCGCTGCTGCATACAACGGGCATTCTGCTGGGCAAAGAACTGCGCACTGAGCTGCGCTCGCGCGAGCTCATTACCACCACCGTTGTCTTCATCCTGCTGGTCGTGGTCCTGTTCAGTTTTACCTTCGATCCCACGTCCTCTGAATCGCGGCGCTTCGGCCCGGGACTGCTGTGGATAGCGTTTCTCTTCGCGGCTTCGCTCATGCTCCAGCCGTGTTTCCTGCGCGAACAGATGAACGACACGCTGAGCGCTCTGCGCATGTCCGCCCCCGATCCGTTCGCCATCTTTCTCGCCAAGCTGGCGGCGAATACGATCTTCCTGCTGCTGACGGAGCTGCTCATGCTCCCCATCTTCTCGGTGCTCTATAACGTGCCGATCCTCAAAGTCTTTCCCTCGCTGCTGTTGGTGCTTTTTGCGGGCAGCGCGGGCATTTGCGTAACCGGCACGGCGGTGGCCGCCATTTCCGCGCAGGCGCGCATGCGCGAACTGCTGCTTCCGCTGCTGCTGCTGCCGCTCCTCACGCCCGTGCTCATCGCCAGCACGGAAGCCACCGCGGCATTGCTGGCCGAAGCGCCGGCGCTGCGCCTGGACTGGGTGGGATTTCTCGCGGCGTTTGACATCGTCTTTTTGACGGCGTTGTGGCTTTTCGGGGAATATCTGCTGGAGGAGTGA